The following coding sequences lie in one Rhinolophus ferrumequinum isolate MPI-CBG mRhiFer1 chromosome 14, mRhiFer1_v1.p, whole genome shotgun sequence genomic window:
- the NBN gene encoding nibrin isoform X3 produces MWKLLPTAGPAREPYRLLTGVEYVVGRKNCGILIENDQSISRNHAVLTANFSVTNLSQTDEIPILTIKDNSKYGTFVNEEKMQTGLTRTLNTGDRVTFGVFESKFRVEYEPLVACSSCLEVSGKTTLNQAILQLGGLTVNNWTEGCTHLVMTICALICGRPIVKPEYFTEFLKAVQSKRPLPQLESFYPPINEPAIGSENIDLSGRQERKQIFKGKTFVFLNAKQHKKLSSAVVFGGGNTRLITEENEEENRFFSAPGTCVVDVGITSSQTFISDSQKKWIQSIMDMLQRQGLRPIPEAEIGLAVIFMTTEKYCDPQAQSGPGFNAKTPGLSLSQCLSVQEQPLPSTPVNTPPWEAGTESEPADTRLFFCYSMDLSERPKEIKISRMEQNFRMSSQDTFTVKEPPKIGSNNNTVVSNALVRMKSPHCQLSPAKCPGVNRSRDQDSQQPQTNSIRNYFLPCTKKRERDEENQEISSSKSARAKMEISSSLLEQTQPATPSIWKTKEQHLSQDEPVGGDPDNLLTDRDLKSTVNSSANKSHSTEKVRSEKRKPDDEAIENEVLEQLFKTTKSELEIEGKVQKQEEDASIRKRPRLDRGTNGSFNDERVSESNKITPENEVGKKCVLKKELLWSTEEEPSNNVRLQDDGETPPRKVLLTEFRSLVVSDSASRNTSSVNDGYGQVKNFKKFRKVTFPGAGKLPQIIGGSDLIAHHAMKNTELEEWLRQEMEVQNQHAKEESLADDLFRYNPNVKRRR; encoded by the exons ATGTGGAAGCTGCTGCCGACTGCGGGCCCGGCCCGAG aACCATACAGACTTTTGACTGGTGTTGAGTACGTTGTCGGAAGGAAAAACTGTGGCATTCTAATTGAAAACGATCAGTCAATCAGTCGGAATCATGCTGTGTTAACTGCTAACTTCTCTGTAACCAACCTG AGTCAAACAGATGAAATCCCTATATTGACAATAAAAGATAATTCTAAGTATGGTACCTTTGTTAATGAGGAAAAAATGCAGACTGGCCTTACCCGAACTTTGAATACAGGAGATAGAGTTACTTTTGGAGTGTTTGAAAGTAAATTCAG AGTAGAGTATGAGCCTTTGGTTGCATGCTCTTCTTGCTTAGAAGTCTCTGGGAAAACCACTTTGAATCAAGCAATATTGCAACTTGGAGGACTTACTGTAAACAATTGGACGGAAGGATGCACTCACCTTGTCATG acaaTATGTGCACTCATTTGTGGACGTCCGATTGTAAAGCCggaatattttactgaatttcttAAAGCAGTTCAGTCCAAGAGACCGCTTCCACAACTTGAAAG TTTTTACCCACCTATTAATGAACCAGCTATTGGAAGTGAAAATATTGACCTGTCAGGAcgacaggaaagaaaacagatcttcaaagggaaaacatttgtatttctgaatGCCAAGCAG CATAAAAAATTGAGTTCAGCAGTTGTTTTTGGAGGAGGAAACACTAGGTtgataacagaagaaaatgaagaagaaaatcgTTTCTTTTCAGCTCCTGGAACTTGCGTTGTTGATGTAGGAATAACAAGTTCACAGACCTTCATTTCTGACTCGCAGAAAAAATGGATTCAGTCAATTATGGATATGCTCCAAAG gCAGGGTCTTAGACCTATTCCTGAAGCAGAAATTGGATTGGCAGTTATTTTCATGACTACAGAGAAGTACTGTGATCCTCAGGCCCAGTCCGGTCCAG GATTCAACGCGAAGACTCCGGGGCTGAGCCTTTCCCAGTGCCTGTCTGTCCAAGAACAGCCACTGCCAAGCACCCCAGTGAACACCCCGCCATGGGAAGCTGGCACAGAGTCAGAGCCAGCAGACACCCG TCTTTTCTTTTGCTACAGTATGGATTTGAGTGAAAGgccaaaagaaatcaaaatctcCAGAATGGAGCAAAATTTCAGGATGTCTTCACAAGACACATTCACTGTGAAGGAACCCCCCAAAATAGGCTCCAATAATAATACCGTGGTATCAAATGCTCTGGTTAGGATGAAAAGCCCACACTGTCAGCTGTCACCAGCTAAGTGCCCAGGTGTAAACAGAAGTAGAGATCAGGATTCCCAGCAGCCGCAGACCAACTCCATCAGAAACTACTTTCTCCCGTGCACCAAAAAAAG ggaaagggatgaagaaaatcaagaaatttcTTCATCTAAATCAGCAAGAGCAAAAATGGAAATCTCTAGTTCTCTTTTAGAACAAACACAGCCTGCTACACCGTCAATATGGAAAACAAAGGAGCAGCACCTATCTCAGGATGAGCCTGTAGGGGGAGACCCAGATAACTTACTTACAGACAGAGATTTAAAATCCACTGTGAACAGCTCTGCCAATAAATCTCATTCTACAGAAAAAGTAagatcagagaaaaggaaacctgatGATGAAGCCATAGAAAATGAAGTGTTGGAACAGTTATTCAAGACCACAAAATCAGAGTTAGAAATTGAAggaaaagttcaaaaacaagagGAAGATGCCAGTATCAGAAAAAGGCCAAGATTGGATAGAGGAACAAATGGCTCCTTTAATGATGAGAGAGTATCAGAAAGTAACAAAATAACt ccaGAAAATGAAGTTGGGAAGAAATGTGTGCTCAAGAAAGAATTACTATGGTCAACTGAAGAAGAGCCATCT AACAATGTGAGGCTTCAGGATGATGGTGAGACGCCTCCAAGGAAGGTGTTACTGACAGAATTTAGATCACTGGTGGTTAGTGACTCTGCCTCCAGAAACACATCCAGTGTAAATGATGGTTATGGTCAAGTGAAGAATTTCAAGAAATTCAGAAAG GTCACATTTCCTGGAGCAGGCAAACTCCCACAGATCATTGGAGGATCAGATCTGATAGCTCATCATGCTATGAAGAACACAGAATTAGAAGAGTGGCTAAGGCAGGAAATGGAG GTGCAAAATCAGCATGCAAAAGAAGAGTCTCTCGCTGATGATCTCTTCAG ATACAATCCTAATGTAAAAAGGAGAAGATAA
- the NBN gene encoding nibrin isoform X2 has translation MWKLLPTAGPAREPYRLLTGVEYVVGRKNCGILIENDQSISRNHAVLTANFSVTNLSQTDEIPILTIKDNSKYGTFVNEEKMQTGLTRTLNTGDRVTFGVFESKFRVEYEPLVACSSCLEVSGKTTLNQAILQLGGLTVNNWTEGCTHLVMVSVKVTIKTICALICGRPIVKPEYFTEFLKAVQSKRPLPQLESFYPPINEPAIGSENIDLSGRQERKQIFKGKTFVFLNAKQHKKLSSAVVFGGGNTRLITEENEEENRFFSAPGTCVVDVGITSSQTFISDSQKKWIQSIMDMLQRQGLRPIPEAEIGLAVIFMTTEKYCDPQAQSGPGFNAKTPGLSLSQCLSVQEQPLPSTPVNTPPWEAGTESEPADTRMDLSERPKEIKISRMEQNFRMSSQDTFTVKEPPKIGSNNNTVVSNALVRMKSPHCQLSPAKCPGVNRSRDQDSQQPQTNSIRNYFLPCTKKRERDEENQEISSSKSARAKMEISSSLLEQTQPATPSIWKTKEQHLSQDEPVGGDPDNLLTDRDLKSTVNSSANKSHSTEKVRSEKRKPDDEAIENEVLEQLFKTTKSELEIEGKVQKQEEDASIRKRPRLDRGTNGSFNDERVSESNKITPENEVGKKCVLKKELLWSTEEEPSNNVRLQDDGETPPRKVLLTEFRSLVVSDSASRNTSSVNDGYGQVKNFKKFRKVTFPGAGKLPQIIGGSDLIAHHAMKNTELEEWLRQEMEVQNQHAKEESLADDLFRYNPNVKRRR, from the exons ATGTGGAAGCTGCTGCCGACTGCGGGCCCGGCCCGAG aACCATACAGACTTTTGACTGGTGTTGAGTACGTTGTCGGAAGGAAAAACTGTGGCATTCTAATTGAAAACGATCAGTCAATCAGTCGGAATCATGCTGTGTTAACTGCTAACTTCTCTGTAACCAACCTG AGTCAAACAGATGAAATCCCTATATTGACAATAAAAGATAATTCTAAGTATGGTACCTTTGTTAATGAGGAAAAAATGCAGACTGGCCTTACCCGAACTTTGAATACAGGAGATAGAGTTACTTTTGGAGTGTTTGAAAGTAAATTCAG AGTAGAGTATGAGCCTTTGGTTGCATGCTCTTCTTGCTTAGAAGTCTCTGGGAAAACCACTTTGAATCAAGCAATATTGCAACTTGGAGGACTTACTGTAAACAATTGGACGGAAGGATGCACTCACCTTGTCATGGTATCAGTTAAAGTTACCATTAAA acaaTATGTGCACTCATTTGTGGACGTCCGATTGTAAAGCCggaatattttactgaatttcttAAAGCAGTTCAGTCCAAGAGACCGCTTCCACAACTTGAAAG TTTTTACCCACCTATTAATGAACCAGCTATTGGAAGTGAAAATATTGACCTGTCAGGAcgacaggaaagaaaacagatcttcaaagggaaaacatttgtatttctgaatGCCAAGCAG CATAAAAAATTGAGTTCAGCAGTTGTTTTTGGAGGAGGAAACACTAGGTtgataacagaagaaaatgaagaagaaaatcgTTTCTTTTCAGCTCCTGGAACTTGCGTTGTTGATGTAGGAATAACAAGTTCACAGACCTTCATTTCTGACTCGCAGAAAAAATGGATTCAGTCAATTATGGATATGCTCCAAAG gCAGGGTCTTAGACCTATTCCTGAAGCAGAAATTGGATTGGCAGTTATTTTCATGACTACAGAGAAGTACTGTGATCCTCAGGCCCAGTCCGGTCCAG GATTCAACGCGAAGACTCCGGGGCTGAGCCTTTCCCAGTGCCTGTCTGTCCAAGAACAGCCACTGCCAAGCACCCCAGTGAACACCCCGCCATGGGAAGCTGGCACAGAGTCAGAGCCAGCAGACACCCG TATGGATTTGAGTGAAAGgccaaaagaaatcaaaatctcCAGAATGGAGCAAAATTTCAGGATGTCTTCACAAGACACATTCACTGTGAAGGAACCCCCCAAAATAGGCTCCAATAATAATACCGTGGTATCAAATGCTCTGGTTAGGATGAAAAGCCCACACTGTCAGCTGTCACCAGCTAAGTGCCCAGGTGTAAACAGAAGTAGAGATCAGGATTCCCAGCAGCCGCAGACCAACTCCATCAGAAACTACTTTCTCCCGTGCACCAAAAAAAG ggaaagggatgaagaaaatcaagaaatttcTTCATCTAAATCAGCAAGAGCAAAAATGGAAATCTCTAGTTCTCTTTTAGAACAAACACAGCCTGCTACACCGTCAATATGGAAAACAAAGGAGCAGCACCTATCTCAGGATGAGCCTGTAGGGGGAGACCCAGATAACTTACTTACAGACAGAGATTTAAAATCCACTGTGAACAGCTCTGCCAATAAATCTCATTCTACAGAAAAAGTAagatcagagaaaaggaaacctgatGATGAAGCCATAGAAAATGAAGTGTTGGAACAGTTATTCAAGACCACAAAATCAGAGTTAGAAATTGAAggaaaagttcaaaaacaagagGAAGATGCCAGTATCAGAAAAAGGCCAAGATTGGATAGAGGAACAAATGGCTCCTTTAATGATGAGAGAGTATCAGAAAGTAACAAAATAACt ccaGAAAATGAAGTTGGGAAGAAATGTGTGCTCAAGAAAGAATTACTATGGTCAACTGAAGAAGAGCCATCT AACAATGTGAGGCTTCAGGATGATGGTGAGACGCCTCCAAGGAAGGTGTTACTGACAGAATTTAGATCACTGGTGGTTAGTGACTCTGCCTCCAGAAACACATCCAGTGTAAATGATGGTTATGGTCAAGTGAAGAATTTCAAGAAATTCAGAAAG GTCACATTTCCTGGAGCAGGCAAACTCCCACAGATCATTGGAGGATCAGATCTGATAGCTCATCATGCTATGAAGAACACAGAATTAGAAGAGTGGCTAAGGCAGGAAATGGAG GTGCAAAATCAGCATGCAAAAGAAGAGTCTCTCGCTGATGATCTCTTCAG ATACAATCCTAATGTAAAAAGGAGAAGATAA
- the NBN gene encoding nibrin isoform X4 yields MWKLLPTAGPAREPYRLLTGVEYVVGRKNCGILIENDQSISRNHAVLTANFSVTNLSQTDEIPILTIKDNSKYGTFVNEEKMQTGLTRTLNTGDRVTFGVFESKFRVEYEPLVACSSCLEVSGKTTLNQAILQLGGLTVNNWTEGCTHLVMVSVKVTIKTICALICGRPIVKPEYFTEFLKAVQSKRPLPQLESFYPPINEPAIGSENIDLSGRQERKQIFKGKTFVFLNAKQHKKLSSAVVFGGGNTRLITEENEEENRFFSAPGTCVVDVGITSSQTFISDSQKKWIQSIMDMLQRQGLRPIPEAEIGLAVIFMTTEKYCDPQAQSGPGFNAKTPGLSLSQCLSVQEQPLPSTPVNTPPWEAGTESEPADTRMKSPHCQLSPAKCPGVNRSRDQDSQQPQTNSIRNYFLPCTKKRERDEENQEISSSKSARAKMEISSSLLEQTQPATPSIWKTKEQHLSQDEPVGGDPDNLLTDRDLKSTVNSSANKSHSTEKVRSEKRKPDDEAIENEVLEQLFKTTKSELEIEGKVQKQEEDASIRKRPRLDRGTNGSFNDERVSESNKITPENEVGKKCVLKKELLWSTEEEPSNNVRLQDDGETPPRKVLLTEFRSLVVSDSASRNTSSVNDGYGQVKNFKKFRKVTFPGAGKLPQIIGGSDLIAHHAMKNTELEEWLRQEMEVQNQHAKEESLADDLFRYNPNVKRRR; encoded by the exons ATGTGGAAGCTGCTGCCGACTGCGGGCCCGGCCCGAG aACCATACAGACTTTTGACTGGTGTTGAGTACGTTGTCGGAAGGAAAAACTGTGGCATTCTAATTGAAAACGATCAGTCAATCAGTCGGAATCATGCTGTGTTAACTGCTAACTTCTCTGTAACCAACCTG AGTCAAACAGATGAAATCCCTATATTGACAATAAAAGATAATTCTAAGTATGGTACCTTTGTTAATGAGGAAAAAATGCAGACTGGCCTTACCCGAACTTTGAATACAGGAGATAGAGTTACTTTTGGAGTGTTTGAAAGTAAATTCAG AGTAGAGTATGAGCCTTTGGTTGCATGCTCTTCTTGCTTAGAAGTCTCTGGGAAAACCACTTTGAATCAAGCAATATTGCAACTTGGAGGACTTACTGTAAACAATTGGACGGAAGGATGCACTCACCTTGTCATGGTATCAGTTAAAGTTACCATTAAA acaaTATGTGCACTCATTTGTGGACGTCCGATTGTAAAGCCggaatattttactgaatttcttAAAGCAGTTCAGTCCAAGAGACCGCTTCCACAACTTGAAAG TTTTTACCCACCTATTAATGAACCAGCTATTGGAAGTGAAAATATTGACCTGTCAGGAcgacaggaaagaaaacagatcttcaaagggaaaacatttgtatttctgaatGCCAAGCAG CATAAAAAATTGAGTTCAGCAGTTGTTTTTGGAGGAGGAAACACTAGGTtgataacagaagaaaatgaagaagaaaatcgTTTCTTTTCAGCTCCTGGAACTTGCGTTGTTGATGTAGGAATAACAAGTTCACAGACCTTCATTTCTGACTCGCAGAAAAAATGGATTCAGTCAATTATGGATATGCTCCAAAG gCAGGGTCTTAGACCTATTCCTGAAGCAGAAATTGGATTGGCAGTTATTTTCATGACTACAGAGAAGTACTGTGATCCTCAGGCCCAGTCCGGTCCAG GATTCAACGCGAAGACTCCGGGGCTGAGCCTTTCCCAGTGCCTGTCTGTCCAAGAACAGCCACTGCCAAGCACCCCAGTGAACACCCCGCCATGGGAAGCTGGCACAGAGTCAGAGCCAGCAGACACCCG GATGAAAAGCCCACACTGTCAGCTGTCACCAGCTAAGTGCCCAGGTGTAAACAGAAGTAGAGATCAGGATTCCCAGCAGCCGCAGACCAACTCCATCAGAAACTACTTTCTCCCGTGCACCAAAAAAAG ggaaagggatgaagaaaatcaagaaatttcTTCATCTAAATCAGCAAGAGCAAAAATGGAAATCTCTAGTTCTCTTTTAGAACAAACACAGCCTGCTACACCGTCAATATGGAAAACAAAGGAGCAGCACCTATCTCAGGATGAGCCTGTAGGGGGAGACCCAGATAACTTACTTACAGACAGAGATTTAAAATCCACTGTGAACAGCTCTGCCAATAAATCTCATTCTACAGAAAAAGTAagatcagagaaaaggaaacctgatGATGAAGCCATAGAAAATGAAGTGTTGGAACAGTTATTCAAGACCACAAAATCAGAGTTAGAAATTGAAggaaaagttcaaaaacaagagGAAGATGCCAGTATCAGAAAAAGGCCAAGATTGGATAGAGGAACAAATGGCTCCTTTAATGATGAGAGAGTATCAGAAAGTAACAAAATAACt ccaGAAAATGAAGTTGGGAAGAAATGTGTGCTCAAGAAAGAATTACTATGGTCAACTGAAGAAGAGCCATCT AACAATGTGAGGCTTCAGGATGATGGTGAGACGCCTCCAAGGAAGGTGTTACTGACAGAATTTAGATCACTGGTGGTTAGTGACTCTGCCTCCAGAAACACATCCAGTGTAAATGATGGTTATGGTCAAGTGAAGAATTTCAAGAAATTCAGAAAG GTCACATTTCCTGGAGCAGGCAAACTCCCACAGATCATTGGAGGATCAGATCTGATAGCTCATCATGCTATGAAGAACACAGAATTAGAAGAGTGGCTAAGGCAGGAAATGGAG GTGCAAAATCAGCATGCAAAAGAAGAGTCTCTCGCTGATGATCTCTTCAG ATACAATCCTAATGTAAAAAGGAGAAGATAA
- the NBN gene encoding nibrin isoform X5 — MQTGLTRTLNTGDRVTFGVFESKFRVEYEPLVACSSCLEVSGKTTLNQAILQLGGLTVNNWTEGCTHLVMVSVKVTIKTICALICGRPIVKPEYFTEFLKAVQSKRPLPQLESFYPPINEPAIGSENIDLSGRQERKQIFKGKTFVFLNAKQHKKLSSAVVFGGGNTRLITEENEEENRFFSAPGTCVVDVGITSSQTFISDSQKKWIQSIMDMLQRQGLRPIPEAEIGLAVIFMTTEKYCDPQAQSGPGFNAKTPGLSLSQCLSVQEQPLPSTPVNTPPWEAGTESEPADTRLFFCYSMDLSERPKEIKISRMEQNFRMSSQDTFTVKEPPKIGSNNNTVVSNALVRMKSPHCQLSPAKCPGVNRSRDQDSQQPQTNSIRNYFLPCTKKRERDEENQEISSSKSARAKMEISSSLLEQTQPATPSIWKTKEQHLSQDEPVGGDPDNLLTDRDLKSTVNSSANKSHSTEKVRSEKRKPDDEAIENEVLEQLFKTTKSELEIEGKVQKQEEDASIRKRPRLDRGTNGSFNDERVSESNKITPENEVGKKCVLKKELLWSTEEEPSNNVRLQDDGETPPRKVLLTEFRSLVVSDSASRNTSSVNDGYGQVKNFKKFRKVTFPGAGKLPQIIGGSDLIAHHAMKNTELEEWLRQEMEVQNQHAKEESLADDLFRYNPNVKRRR; from the exons ATGCAGACTGGCCTTACCCGAACTTTGAATACAGGAGATAGAGTTACTTTTGGAGTGTTTGAAAGTAAATTCAG AGTAGAGTATGAGCCTTTGGTTGCATGCTCTTCTTGCTTAGAAGTCTCTGGGAAAACCACTTTGAATCAAGCAATATTGCAACTTGGAGGACTTACTGTAAACAATTGGACGGAAGGATGCACTCACCTTGTCATGGTATCAGTTAAAGTTACCATTAAA acaaTATGTGCACTCATTTGTGGACGTCCGATTGTAAAGCCggaatattttactgaatttcttAAAGCAGTTCAGTCCAAGAGACCGCTTCCACAACTTGAAAG TTTTTACCCACCTATTAATGAACCAGCTATTGGAAGTGAAAATATTGACCTGTCAGGAcgacaggaaagaaaacagatcttcaaagggaaaacatttgtatttctgaatGCCAAGCAG CATAAAAAATTGAGTTCAGCAGTTGTTTTTGGAGGAGGAAACACTAGGTtgataacagaagaaaatgaagaagaaaatcgTTTCTTTTCAGCTCCTGGAACTTGCGTTGTTGATGTAGGAATAACAAGTTCACAGACCTTCATTTCTGACTCGCAGAAAAAATGGATTCAGTCAATTATGGATATGCTCCAAAG gCAGGGTCTTAGACCTATTCCTGAAGCAGAAATTGGATTGGCAGTTATTTTCATGACTACAGAGAAGTACTGTGATCCTCAGGCCCAGTCCGGTCCAG GATTCAACGCGAAGACTCCGGGGCTGAGCCTTTCCCAGTGCCTGTCTGTCCAAGAACAGCCACTGCCAAGCACCCCAGTGAACACCCCGCCATGGGAAGCTGGCACAGAGTCAGAGCCAGCAGACACCCG TCTTTTCTTTTGCTACAGTATGGATTTGAGTGAAAGgccaaaagaaatcaaaatctcCAGAATGGAGCAAAATTTCAGGATGTCTTCACAAGACACATTCACTGTGAAGGAACCCCCCAAAATAGGCTCCAATAATAATACCGTGGTATCAAATGCTCTGGTTAGGATGAAAAGCCCACACTGTCAGCTGTCACCAGCTAAGTGCCCAGGTGTAAACAGAAGTAGAGATCAGGATTCCCAGCAGCCGCAGACCAACTCCATCAGAAACTACTTTCTCCCGTGCACCAAAAAAAG ggaaagggatgaagaaaatcaagaaatttcTTCATCTAAATCAGCAAGAGCAAAAATGGAAATCTCTAGTTCTCTTTTAGAACAAACACAGCCTGCTACACCGTCAATATGGAAAACAAAGGAGCAGCACCTATCTCAGGATGAGCCTGTAGGGGGAGACCCAGATAACTTACTTACAGACAGAGATTTAAAATCCACTGTGAACAGCTCTGCCAATAAATCTCATTCTACAGAAAAAGTAagatcagagaaaaggaaacctgatGATGAAGCCATAGAAAATGAAGTGTTGGAACAGTTATTCAAGACCACAAAATCAGAGTTAGAAATTGAAggaaaagttcaaaaacaagagGAAGATGCCAGTATCAGAAAAAGGCCAAGATTGGATAGAGGAACAAATGGCTCCTTTAATGATGAGAGAGTATCAGAAAGTAACAAAATAACt ccaGAAAATGAAGTTGGGAAGAAATGTGTGCTCAAGAAAGAATTACTATGGTCAACTGAAGAAGAGCCATCT AACAATGTGAGGCTTCAGGATGATGGTGAGACGCCTCCAAGGAAGGTGTTACTGACAGAATTTAGATCACTGGTGGTTAGTGACTCTGCCTCCAGAAACACATCCAGTGTAAATGATGGTTATGGTCAAGTGAAGAATTTCAAGAAATTCAGAAAG GTCACATTTCCTGGAGCAGGCAAACTCCCACAGATCATTGGAGGATCAGATCTGATAGCTCATCATGCTATGAAGAACACAGAATTAGAAGAGTGGCTAAGGCAGGAAATGGAG GTGCAAAATCAGCATGCAAAAGAAGAGTCTCTCGCTGATGATCTCTTCAG ATACAATCCTAATGTAAAAAGGAGAAGATAA
- the NBN gene encoding nibrin isoform X1 — MWKLLPTAGPAREPYRLLTGVEYVVGRKNCGILIENDQSISRNHAVLTANFSVTNLSQTDEIPILTIKDNSKYGTFVNEEKMQTGLTRTLNTGDRVTFGVFESKFRVEYEPLVACSSCLEVSGKTTLNQAILQLGGLTVNNWTEGCTHLVMVSVKVTIKTICALICGRPIVKPEYFTEFLKAVQSKRPLPQLESFYPPINEPAIGSENIDLSGRQERKQIFKGKTFVFLNAKQHKKLSSAVVFGGGNTRLITEENEEENRFFSAPGTCVVDVGITSSQTFISDSQKKWIQSIMDMLQRQGLRPIPEAEIGLAVIFMTTEKYCDPQAQSGPGFNAKTPGLSLSQCLSVQEQPLPSTPVNTPPWEAGTESEPADTRLFFCYSMDLSERPKEIKISRMEQNFRMSSQDTFTVKEPPKIGSNNNTVVSNALVRMKSPHCQLSPAKCPGVNRSRDQDSQQPQTNSIRNYFLPCTKKRERDEENQEISSSKSARAKMEISSSLLEQTQPATPSIWKTKEQHLSQDEPVGGDPDNLLTDRDLKSTVNSSANKSHSTEKVRSEKRKPDDEAIENEVLEQLFKTTKSELEIEGKVQKQEEDASIRKRPRLDRGTNGSFNDERVSESNKITPENEVGKKCVLKKELLWSTEEEPSNNVRLQDDGETPPRKVLLTEFRSLVVSDSASRNTSSVNDGYGQVKNFKKFRKVTFPGAGKLPQIIGGSDLIAHHAMKNTELEEWLRQEMEVQNQHAKEESLADDLFRYNPNVKRRR, encoded by the exons ATGTGGAAGCTGCTGCCGACTGCGGGCCCGGCCCGAG aACCATACAGACTTTTGACTGGTGTTGAGTACGTTGTCGGAAGGAAAAACTGTGGCATTCTAATTGAAAACGATCAGTCAATCAGTCGGAATCATGCTGTGTTAACTGCTAACTTCTCTGTAACCAACCTG AGTCAAACAGATGAAATCCCTATATTGACAATAAAAGATAATTCTAAGTATGGTACCTTTGTTAATGAGGAAAAAATGCAGACTGGCCTTACCCGAACTTTGAATACAGGAGATAGAGTTACTTTTGGAGTGTTTGAAAGTAAATTCAG AGTAGAGTATGAGCCTTTGGTTGCATGCTCTTCTTGCTTAGAAGTCTCTGGGAAAACCACTTTGAATCAAGCAATATTGCAACTTGGAGGACTTACTGTAAACAATTGGACGGAAGGATGCACTCACCTTGTCATGGTATCAGTTAAAGTTACCATTAAA acaaTATGTGCACTCATTTGTGGACGTCCGATTGTAAAGCCggaatattttactgaatttcttAAAGCAGTTCAGTCCAAGAGACCGCTTCCACAACTTGAAAG TTTTTACCCACCTATTAATGAACCAGCTATTGGAAGTGAAAATATTGACCTGTCAGGAcgacaggaaagaaaacagatcttcaaagggaaaacatttgtatttctgaatGCCAAGCAG CATAAAAAATTGAGTTCAGCAGTTGTTTTTGGAGGAGGAAACACTAGGTtgataacagaagaaaatgaagaagaaaatcgTTTCTTTTCAGCTCCTGGAACTTGCGTTGTTGATGTAGGAATAACAAGTTCACAGACCTTCATTTCTGACTCGCAGAAAAAATGGATTCAGTCAATTATGGATATGCTCCAAAG gCAGGGTCTTAGACCTATTCCTGAAGCAGAAATTGGATTGGCAGTTATTTTCATGACTACAGAGAAGTACTGTGATCCTCAGGCCCAGTCCGGTCCAG GATTCAACGCGAAGACTCCGGGGCTGAGCCTTTCCCAGTGCCTGTCTGTCCAAGAACAGCCACTGCCAAGCACCCCAGTGAACACCCCGCCATGGGAAGCTGGCACAGAGTCAGAGCCAGCAGACACCCG TCTTTTCTTTTGCTACAGTATGGATTTGAGTGAAAGgccaaaagaaatcaaaatctcCAGAATGGAGCAAAATTTCAGGATGTCTTCACAAGACACATTCACTGTGAAGGAACCCCCCAAAATAGGCTCCAATAATAATACCGTGGTATCAAATGCTCTGGTTAGGATGAAAAGCCCACACTGTCAGCTGTCACCAGCTAAGTGCCCAGGTGTAAACAGAAGTAGAGATCAGGATTCCCAGCAGCCGCAGACCAACTCCATCAGAAACTACTTTCTCCCGTGCACCAAAAAAAG ggaaagggatgaagaaaatcaagaaatttcTTCATCTAAATCAGCAAGAGCAAAAATGGAAATCTCTAGTTCTCTTTTAGAACAAACACAGCCTGCTACACCGTCAATATGGAAAACAAAGGAGCAGCACCTATCTCAGGATGAGCCTGTAGGGGGAGACCCAGATAACTTACTTACAGACAGAGATTTAAAATCCACTGTGAACAGCTCTGCCAATAAATCTCATTCTACAGAAAAAGTAagatcagagaaaaggaaacctgatGATGAAGCCATAGAAAATGAAGTGTTGGAACAGTTATTCAAGACCACAAAATCAGAGTTAGAAATTGAAggaaaagttcaaaaacaagagGAAGATGCCAGTATCAGAAAAAGGCCAAGATTGGATAGAGGAACAAATGGCTCCTTTAATGATGAGAGAGTATCAGAAAGTAACAAAATAACt ccaGAAAATGAAGTTGGGAAGAAATGTGTGCTCAAGAAAGAATTACTATGGTCAACTGAAGAAGAGCCATCT AACAATGTGAGGCTTCAGGATGATGGTGAGACGCCTCCAAGGAAGGTGTTACTGACAGAATTTAGATCACTGGTGGTTAGTGACTCTGCCTCCAGAAACACATCCAGTGTAAATGATGGTTATGGTCAAGTGAAGAATTTCAAGAAATTCAGAAAG GTCACATTTCCTGGAGCAGGCAAACTCCCACAGATCATTGGAGGATCAGATCTGATAGCTCATCATGCTATGAAGAACACAGAATTAGAAGAGTGGCTAAGGCAGGAAATGGAG GTGCAAAATCAGCATGCAAAAGAAGAGTCTCTCGCTGATGATCTCTTCAG ATACAATCCTAATGTAAAAAGGAGAAGATAA